One Gloeobacter morelensis MG652769 DNA window includes the following coding sequences:
- a CDS encoding DUF3326 domain-containing protein, with product MKPLVVLLLVPTGVGAAVGGFAGDAIPVARLLAGAADCLIAHPNVLNGALLSYPLTNALYVEGYGLDRFCKDEWRLRPVHRNRVGVVLDADLSASQRQQHLHAVEAARYTLGIDILGHCTSEGSLGVEICVGATGTAWGTLRHPGRLLAAARRLAASGAEAIAVVSRCPESDDTDYRSGDGVDPVGGVEAVISHLVVRHLRLPAAHAPAFDYEPAPGPVHPRVAAEVLGPTFLPCVLAGLARAPQLIKGAEALPQDIGAAAVDVVVSPVDCCGGAGLLALMDRANPPVLLAVEENTTRLNVTPEHLGLKARRVRSYLEACGWLVALKQGVIFAEGPAAAIQA from the coding sequence GTGAAACCGCTGGTGGTGTTGTTGCTCGTGCCCACCGGCGTCGGCGCTGCGGTGGGCGGTTTTGCCGGGGACGCGATTCCGGTGGCCCGGTTGCTTGCGGGGGCGGCCGACTGTCTGATTGCGCACCCGAATGTGCTCAATGGTGCTCTGCTCAGCTATCCACTCACCAACGCCCTCTACGTCGAAGGTTACGGCCTCGACCGCTTCTGCAAAGATGAATGGCGTCTGCGGCCCGTGCACCGCAACCGGGTGGGGGTGGTGCTGGATGCGGATCTATCCGCATCCCAGCGTCAGCAGCACCTGCACGCGGTGGAGGCGGCACGCTACACCCTCGGAATTGACATCCTGGGCCACTGCACGAGCGAAGGATCGCTTGGGGTCGAAATTTGCGTGGGTGCCACCGGCACCGCCTGGGGCACCCTGCGCCATCCGGGGCGTTTGCTGGCCGCCGCCCGGCGTCTGGCGGCTTCCGGGGCAGAGGCGATTGCCGTTGTGTCGCGCTGTCCTGAAAGTGATGATACTGACTACCGCTCGGGCGACGGTGTCGATCCGGTAGGCGGGGTGGAGGCGGTGATCAGCCACCTGGTGGTGCGCCACCTGCGGCTTCCGGCCGCCCACGCCCCCGCCTTCGACTACGAACCGGCCCCCGGTCCGGTGCACCCGCGCGTGGCTGCCGAAGTGCTGGGTCCGACTTTTTTGCCCTGCGTGCTGGCCGGTCTTGCGCGCGCACCGCAATTGATCAAAGGTGCCGAAGCGCTGCCGCAGGACATTGGGGCGGCGGCGGTCGATGTCGTCGTCAGCCCCGTCGACTGCTGCGGTGGGGCAGGGCTGCTCGCCCTGATGGACCGGGCGAACCCGCCGGTGCTGCTCGCCGTCGAGGAGAACACCACCCGCCTGAACGTCACCCCCGAGCACCTGGGTCTCAAAGCCCGGCGCGTCCGCTCCTATCTGGAGGCGTGTGGCTGGTTGGTGGCACTCAAGCAGGGGGTCATCTTCGCCGAGGGACCGGCCGCTGCAATTCAGGCATAA